One region of Rhineura floridana isolate rRhiFlo1 chromosome 20, rRhiFlo1.hap2, whole genome shotgun sequence genomic DNA includes:
- the ZBTB6 gene encoding zinc finger and BTB domain-containing protein 6 codes for MAADSDVLHFQFEQQGDAVLQKMNLLRQQNLFCDVSIYINDTEFHGHKVILAACSTFMRDQFLLTQSEQVRITILQSAEVGRKLLLSCYTGTLEVKKKELLKYLTAASYLQMVHIVEKCTKALSRYLEIDASVEGNGASPEKCHSSDMELGGKGSCPDKDCEIIEISEDSPVHVEDHIKQEKRDLQPLPMQSLMSERKEVKSPEISTVEIGYKDDEICIFRMDSISGPSVEGEQFSQPCTSSKSNLYFPETQHSLINSTVESRITEVPGGPFQSFGGEQPEGATTAAGGFQNPEESSYSWRHQCPKCPRGFLHLENYLRHLKMHKLFLCLQCGKTFTQKKNLNRHIRGHMGIRPFQCMVCLKTFTAKSTLQDHLNIHSGDRPYKCHCCDMDFKHKSALKKHLTSVHGRSSVDKAAFDSITEVRIDYD; via the coding sequence ATGGCTGCTGACTCAGACGTGCTCCATTTCCAGTTTGAGCAACAGGGAGATGCCGTGTTGCAAAAGATGAATCTCTTGAGGCAGCAGAACCTCTTTTGTGACGTGTCGATATATATCAACGACACTGAGTTCCACGGGCACAAGGTGATCTTGGCCGCTTGCTCCACCTTCATGAGGGACCAGTTTTTGCTCACTCAGTCTGAGCAGGTGCGGATCACCATCTTGCAGAGCGCCGAGGTGGGCAGGAAACTGCTTCTGTCCTGCTACACTGGCACTTTGGAGGTGAAGAAGAAGGAGCTTTTGAAATACCTCACAGCCGCCAGTTACCTACAGATGGTACACATTGTGGAAAAGTGTACCAAGGCGCTGTCCAGATATCTTGAAATCGACGCTTCTGTGGAGGGCAATGGAGCAAGCCCCGAGAAATGCCACTCCTCTGACATGGAATTGGGAGGCAAGGGCAGCTGCCCAGATAAAGACTGCGAAATCATTGAGATTTCCGAAGACAGCCCTGTTCATGTAGAGGATCACATCAAACAGGAAAAAAGGGACCTTCAGCCGCTGCCCATGCAAAGCCTCATGTCAGAAAGGAAGGAAGTCAAAAGCCCTGAGATATCGACGGTTGAGATAGGATACAAGGACGATGAAATCTGCATTTTCCGAATGGATTCCATCAGTGGACCTAGTGTGGAAGGTGAGCAGTTTTCGCAACCTTGCACCTCTTCTAAATCAAACTTGTATTTCCCCGAAACTCAGCACTCCTTGATCAATTCGACGGTGGAGAGCAGAATCACTGAAGTGCCAGGGGGTCCATTCCAGAGCTTTGGCGGTGAGCAGCCGGAAGGGGCCACAACGGCTGCAGGCGGGTTCCAAAATCCAGAGGAGTCCAGCTACTCATGGAGGCATCAGTGCCCAAAGTGCCCCAGAGGCTTCCTCCACCTTGAAAACTATCTCCGCCATCTAAAGATGCACAAGCTGTTCCTGTGCTTGCAGTGCGGCAAAACCTTCACGCAGAAGAAGAACCTGAACCGGCACATCCGCGGCCACATGGGGATCCGCCCGTTCCAGTGCATGGTGTGCCTGAAGACGTTCACGGCCAAAAGCACCCTGCAGGACCACTTGAACATCCACAGCGGGGACCGGCCTTACAAGTGCCACTGCTGCGACATGGACTTCAAGCACAAATCCGCCCTCAAGAAGCACCTGACGTCCGTGCACGGAAGAAGCAGTGTAGACAAAGCAGCCTTTGACTCCATTACCGAAGTCAGAATAGACTACGACTAG